The bacterium genome window below encodes:
- a CDS encoding Xaa-Pro peptidase family protein → MKLPFDNEKLDALMDKAGVDVILPTSKENIQYLLGGYKFFFFAHKDAIGVSRYLPMLGYPKGAPDKAFYIGNAMEGWQYENTPGFWVPNVEINQWFTDQTGKKAASLLRGIGQDTGTIAVEKAFLPADAMAAMEEELPGAKFVEAQAILHELRAVKRPEELAILKEASDTIIDCMTTVMKSTRAGATTREIAQGMYKEEVWRGLNFEYCLTAAGPSYNRAPSDLHKWEKGQVLSLDSGGNKDGYLGDLARMAVLGEPTQMQSDLLGEIRAIQDAARTAVRAGATGREIFEKALAEQAKCAHGDRAAFLAHGMGMIQHEAPHLTSSGAVPYPASYENRPLKAGMVLSIETDLKHPDVGFVKLEDTVIVTEDGWEAYGDEIRDYVIVEG, encoded by the coding sequence ATGAAACTTCCCTTTGACAACGAAAAGCTGGACGCCCTCATGGACAAGGCCGGGGTGGACGTGATTCTTCCCACCTCGAAGGAAAACATCCAGTACCTCCTCGGGGGCTACAAGTTCTTTTTCTTCGCCCACAAGGACGCCATCGGGGTGAGCCGCTACCTCCCCATGCTCGGCTACCCGAAGGGAGCGCCCGATAAGGCCTTCTACATCGGAAACGCGATGGAAGGGTGGCAGTACGAAAACACGCCCGGCTTCTGGGTGCCCAACGTGGAAATCAACCAGTGGTTCACCGACCAGACGGGCAAGAAGGCCGCCAGCCTTCTCCGCGGGATCGGCCAGGACACCGGGACGATCGCCGTCGAGAAGGCCTTTCTCCCCGCCGATGCGATGGCCGCGATGGAGGAGGAACTCCCCGGCGCGAAATTCGTCGAGGCCCAGGCCATCCTCCACGAGCTGCGCGCGGTAAAGCGCCCCGAAGAGCTCGCCATCCTGAAGGAAGCCTCCGACACCATCATCGACTGCATGACCACCGTCATGAAGAGCACCCGGGCCGGCGCCACCACCCGGGAGATCGCCCAGGGCATGTACAAAGAAGAGGTGTGGCGCGGGCTCAACTTCGAGTACTGCCTCACTGCGGCCGGTCCCAGCTACAACCGGGCGCCCTCGGACCTCCACAAATGGGAAAAGGGGCAGGTCCTCTCCCTCGATTCGGGCGGCAACAAGGACGGCTACCTCGGCGACCTCGCCCGCATGGCCGTGCTGGGGGAGCCCACGCAGATGCAGAGCGACCTCCTCGGCGAGATTCGCGCCATTCAGGACGCGGCGCGGACCGCCGTGCGCGCCGGCGCCACCGGCCGGGAGATCTTCGAGAAAGCCCTCGCCGAGCAGGCCAAATGCGCCCACGGCGATCGGGCCGCCTTCCTCGCCCACGGCATGGGGATGATCCAGCACGAGGCGCCGCACCTGACAAGCAGCGGCGCCGTTCCCTATCCCGCCTCCTACGAAAACCGGCCCCTGAAAGCCGGCATGGTGCTCTCGATTGAGACCGACCTCAAACATCCCGATGTGGGCTTCGTCAAGCTCGAGGACACCGTCATCGTCACCGAGGACGGCTGGGAAGCCTACGGGGATGAGATCCGCGATTACGTGATCGTGGAGGGATAG